AGATATTGGgccatttataaattctgaagCATGAACTGTAGCTTACTAAAAATATAAAGAGACGAAGCAGATATTTACCAAGGCTAAGTTCAAAGTGCAGAGCCCATCTTCTCTGAAGGCAGAATGCAGTTTTAGAGGGCACTGGTCTGGGTCTGTAACCCAATGTGTCCATCATTCATTTTCACCATTCAGTCGTTAACAGTACATTCTATTGAGTCTCACAAGCTTTCTGTCTGCCATATTTAAAGACAATATCCCAGAGGTTGGTTATATTTTCAGCTTTTATCATAGTTGTATTATAAATAAGCATCATATAAGAAAAATCTACCTTTTTCAGAGAACTTAGGGGACTTAACACCTTGGTAAGCACTTAATGAGCATTTGTAAGAAAAAGGCAAAGCACGTGGAATCCCTAAtagaagataaagaagaaaataaacaaggtctAGAAGATATTTTGTGCTACATAACTAAGTTAGAGCTCCATGACAGCAGGAGTAAACCACATAGCCAGCACCTGGCATACAAGCTAGAACATTACCAGTCCTCTAGTGTTTGtgggtggaagggagggaggaaggaaggaaggaaggaaggatggaaggaaggatggaaggaaggatgggaaggagggagaaatttGGTTTTGAGCTGAATATGATAATGTCCCAGAGACAATGGCCTTCTTTGTGTCTAAAATTTAGTTTATTGTGAATAGTGTtgctatagccaagacatggaaacaacctaaatgatgactggataaagaagttgtggtatatttctacaatggaatactactcagccataaaaaagaataagataatgccatttgcagtagcatgaatggaactggagattgtcattctaagtgaattaagccagaaaaaagaaagaaaaaacaccatatgacatcacttatatgtggtgccttaaaaagacacaaatgaacttatttacaagatagaaacagactcacagacatagaaaacaaacttatggttatggggtggggaaagagggtgggcagggaaaattgggagtttgagatttccctcagatactaactactatatgtaaaatagataaacaacaagtttagactgcataacacagggaactatattcaataccttgtagtaacttataatgaaaaagaatatgaaaacaaatatatgtatgtatgtgcatgactgaagcatgctctgcaccagaaattggcacaacgctgtaaactgatgatacttacataaaaagatgaaaaaatattttaatataaaaaatacaaggatgggaaaaataaaataaaacaaaatttacttTAAAGTTGTTTTCATCACTAGAATATAAATGTCACTCTTGTACGCAGATTTTCAGTAAAGTCTGTTAAATACACAAATGCCTGTGTAAGTGGACTTTGTGGAAATTAAGGGAAAGAAATAGCGCTACTATGTCTGAATCACTATAGTCTGAACAGAAACAGAGTAGAGAATAGGAAGAAGACCTGCAAAAGGAACTAATTCTTCTAAAGTAAAAATTCCAAACCAAGGAAGATTTGGAAAGTCACCATCCTCCAACCTCTCTCCTCTCAGATTCCTCAGTGGTCCTGAGAGTAGCCAGGACCTCcaccagagagggaagggaacTGGAGAAAGCCAATTCTGCTTTGTTATCAAATGACAGGGTGCCTCAGCTGGTACCTGGGATGCACACATGTTATCTGGGTTTATTCCTGAAAACAAGATATAAGATGctattattatctttgttttacagatgagctaAGGTTTAGGGAGCTTAACAGAGCTGTAGCCAAGGGGCagaaaccaggatttgaaccaaaCTCCCTTAAACTGCTTCCCCACAATAGCTTACATACAAGATGATTTCTAGGTCCTAGaccaagaagagaaataaatcatCATTCTCCTATCTTTTAAAAGACTGTCCTCAGAGACAAACTTTGAAACTTTACAATGTATTATGAAATAaagcaaagaatggagagaaGTTTCAAAGCTCAAGTACAAACAGAATCGCTCTAATAACAAAAGAGATGGTTCCCCAAACAGCCATAAAAGCACAGAAGTAGCTCGGCAGGAGAGCTACAGCATCCTTGGGTGTTCCCACCATCACAGCAAATAGCCCCAGCAAAGGCTTTGCTCATATCAGCCCATAAAAACCTGCGTTATTACATTTTACCACTGCTTCGATCTCATACATCAGAGATTAGCCAtctaaatagaaagaaagagaaagtatcTCTGTTCTTATCACTTTTTATTGAAACCTAGAaagctaaagaataaaaaaaaaattagtgatttGTCAGCCTCTGAGAAACTTCCTATTTTTCTAAATCGTATGTGAAGTAACTGAAATAAACAGTATAAGAGCCATGTAAACACCAGGTTCGAAGGGGCCGTCTAGGGGTCCCCTCATGATTTATGTTGTAGAATAAATCAGGGCATTTCTGAAAgccagaatattatttttaaaaagaagagctaTGAAACGGATGTATAATAGAAGCCATGAGTTGCCTTAATGAGACATTACAGTGAGTCGTACATGCTAACATTTCTTTGATTAGAGGGATCATTTATTCCAAGAGTTGAGTCAAGAATAGGGAGAAATGAAAGTTTCCTGTCCAGAAATTATCCATACATTTTGCCTCTCTGAAAAACCATTAGTGAAATAAGAAAACCATTCTGTGCTGACAAAGATCGATGATCGGATTCTTCACGAGGCACTGAGCACCTCTGTTACGAGAAAAAGCTCCCATTGCTCCTGGCACGCACACTTCCTGTGTCTCCGCTTtctgtgaaaaaacaaacaaaataaccttccttttctgtttccccTTGAGCAACTATGAAAAGGAAACACAGAGGTTTGTTTCTGGTCATAACTGAATGAGGGAAAAAGGACACCAATTGGCAGTCAGTtctcattttctaaaaaaaaaaaaaaaaacaggcaaaaggtGTTAGCATTTCGACCACCAGTCCGGATGACTTGTTTTACCTGTGTTACAGGGGAAAGCAAGCATGAAATAAGGCCCTAGGTATTAAAATTAACCAACATGtgtttgaaatttgtttttaagtctCTCCTGCCCAGATTGACTAAAACACGGAACTTTGGTTTACTCTGAACATGTCTCCTACCGATTGGCAGGAGCAAGTGAGGGAAATATAAAGCTACAGCCACCTCTTCGGATGCCGTGAATCTCAGGGCCTGGAAACCACTGCCccgtccttcctccttctccctgcaTCTCATCTGATCACAGAGGGAACCTCTGCAAAGTTTTCCACTGTGGTCCTCTGACGAAGTAAGACTCTGAACCTCTCTAACCGACTCCACTGCCTCGTACACTGTACACTTCCCCAAACGACTTGGTTTCTCAGATAACTTTTTTTCATCTTACATGGTCATTATTCTGTAAGCCCATAAAAAAGATGGGGGAAAAGTAGAGGACTAGCCACTCCACTTGACTACAGGTTTAAAGACTCTCTAACCAGGTAAAATAGAAGATAATCCCCTGCTTGTAATAAAACACGATTACTGAACCCATACTCCAtgctcagaaaatagaatatcagACCCTGATCAGCAAAGGATGATTTATAGATAGCAAAAATTCTTGCAAATAAAGAACTCTGTTGAGACACACATTTGCAATGCCAAGTAATGAAGGTTTATTGAGAAACACAGAGCGAGACAAGTTCCCTTTTTCACAGGCACAAAACAGAAGCCAGAAGCCAGACAAAGCAGAAAGGTCAAGACATGCCAAAACCATTAGAGACTTGCGCGTGGGTGGtaaatttctggaaacatccAGAGGTATACGTGCCACCGGTGATCAAACCCTTAAAATAAGATTGGTGCTGGCCAGGAAACACTTAGATGGCCAAAGGCAGCTTATTCAGGGCTGGCAGCCAGCAATCAGGCAGTTAGAATAGCAGTCAGCAATGAAGAATTCTTCAGGGACAGACAGCATGTTGGAAGATCCTGGAAACACAGCTGACAGGTCATAGAGGCTTGATTCGCTCACTGGCTCCCGCACACTTAGCAAGTTCTTCGGCAGCTGGACACGCAAGACTGCTGGTACGTCCTGGAGACCCCGCAGGCTGGCTGGCAGATGGTGGAGACTCCTCCCACTGGCCGGCAGACAGTGGAGACGCTTCTCACTGGTTGGCACACAGTAGAGATGCCGCCCAGGGGCCGACAGCCACTGGAGACAAAGGAGAGCGGCCGGCTGTAGGCAGTTGAGCAGGGATTAGAGACACAGTTGGTTTGTCGAGAGCAGGTCACCTGGACAGGGCTGGAGACACAAGAAGTTTGCTGGTAACACGTTGGCTGGCAAACAGTGGGCTCACAGCAGGTCTCCTGACAGTGGtccaggagccaggagccagTTTGGAAGGAGCTGGGCAAATGGATGCCACTCAGGCAGTCAGCATCCTGGGTAGAAGCTGTGACAACAGGGGTCACGGGGACAGAGTATTGTCCCCCAATCAGCCTGGAAGAGCAATTCCTTGTGGAGCAGTTGTAGGACATGTTGCCAGACAGACAGATGTGCGTAACTCGCTGAAGCTAGCTCCTGGATTGTGAATGCCACCTCAGGCTCCTGAGCCTTTATATACccttgctggtgggtggggctccCACCCTGGTCCTCCTGGCTTCTTTGGCTCAGACCAGCTTGCCTTAGAACATCTTGTGACTCTCCAGGTTAATTGCCTCTTGAGAAGCCTTCAGTCTCATAAAGGAAGTTTAGTAGTTTGGTAACTAAATCATAAGGCTTCCATACTGTACTTAGTCCCAGGATGAAGAAGGTTGGTTGACAGCTTCAAAGCTATTGGTCATCCCAGCCCACAATTCATCTCTCATTCATCTTGCTTGGATACAATGAGTGTCGATCTGACAGTAACGCCAAACATGCCCCCTTCCTACCATCTCTCCCTTCTGACCAGGACTAATTACACACCCACACCCTGTGTGGGTTTTGTCAGTACTTAGTATGTTTTAGGTGTAACTTAATCAATCACTCTTCCATATCTAACGGGGCTTCTAATGGACAAGGAACTTCCTTCAACATGCTTCAAGATGACAATGACAACACCTGTCAGGGAAAAGGGCACAAAGACATATCCAGAGCACAGTCTGGCTTAGAAAAATCAATCAGGTGATCGGAGCAAGATGCTCCCAGGAAGGTCAAAGGGCAGTGGGACTCACCCTTTATGTTCAAGCAGCAAAGCGAATCGGAAGCTGATTAGGTGGGACGGCACTTGTAGCCAAGTCTCTTTCTAAATAAACTGAATGAgctttattcttaaaatttttaatctgGGAACAGTGGATAAGAATGACTCATCAATATGCCAGTGGAACAGgcttagttaatttttaaaattattataatgcTAATTTGAAAGGGTACAGTGCCTTTCTCCCAAGATGCTCAGTATATTCAAAAGACTTTTATTTTCACACAAATACTTATAGAGAGGATGCACTTTTATCATAGACAAACCAAGGCCCGTCTACGTCACTGTCTCCATCAAGGAtaaggggaggagagggtgggaggaaaCAGGCCCTTAACCAATATTTCACAATGAATGGATGTGTAAACAGGGTGctataaaatttaattattctttttattctcgGGGAAATCATAGAAGGATATCATTCTCCTTTTCTTCATCTCACTACGATATAGTCAATTCTGAACACCAGAATGGCGAATCCTTTCGATCCTCCCGTACACAACCATTTCAATTGCAGCAAAATAATTCACTTCAACAAAGCTTGAGTGGTCGGTGATATTTCTACATCAAAACAGCTATAAGATCTGACTCATCTCATAAACTAGCTTACGTGGGGGttaaaaataaatggacaaaaatGGATTTCCGTATATTTGAGGGCTACAGTAGACTACATTTTCAACATCCACAAAGCAAACAGCTTGATGTTAGAACTCAGCAGATGTCCTTTTGTAAAATGCTTCATTCATCTCTATTCATTTCATTGAAGCCATGTTGGGAGCTCCCCACGGCTCTAATTGGAAGCTAATAACATACCCCACAAGATGACGCTGTGCTGTGGGCAGTATTGAGATTCCCAGGGATCAGACCACCTCTCCCTTGGTGACTCGCAGCGTGTTCTCAGGTATGGAGAAAAATTAACGAGATGACTACTTTCCGCAATGTTGTGACTCTGCACTTCCCACCGTGGGGAATGTCCCAGCTGGTGTTTGAAGGGCAGAGTCCCTGGTCCCCAGGGCTGGCTTGCTTGTTTGGAAATGAATGAGCAGTTTACAGGCTTCCAGGAGCCATGGATTCATAGGCTGCTGTGAAGAAGGACCTCATCATGTGAATGACAAGCGACCAAAGTGAAAGAGCGAAGATAGTAATAAAGTGACCCAGGAGAAGTTTTCAGTGCCCACTGCCGTATTTCTGGAATAGCAGAGGTTTTTATAAATCATTATTCTGCCTTGATTCCTCTTTTCCACTGAAATTTCAAAGTTACAAacaaaaaattctagaaaatgtctTTCATCTGCTTCGAAAGGAAAGAAAGTGAACATTCTTTGAGCCTCTTCCAGGCTTTGAGTTAGAGGCTCCACATACACCATCACAACTGAATGCTTCTAGCAACCCTCTGGACTAGGTCTAATGCCACATGAAGAGACTGAAGTTCAGCGAGTCTGAATGGCTAGCCAAGGTCATGCAGCGTATATCTGAGTAGACTGAGATGCAAATAAAACTGTCATGAGCTGTCGACCTGCGCTGGGAATATTTAAACATGGTGAGACGCCCTCATTAAAGCTCaagcaaaaatttattttaaaaaaatcaatcaatcaatgttCCATTGATGACACTGCAAAGACAGCAGTCTTTATTTCTATTCCAGCTCCATCgagtaacaacaataaaaatgaatgaaagtttAAAATAGGAAGTTACAAGGGCTGCTGCCTTTACACTTCATGTGCCTTTTCATCCCGTATCCCTTTGACAATTTTTACTTCACTAGAATAAAATGCAAGGTCCCTACAACAAAGCAGGAAGAGACAGAGAGCCTTCAACAGCTTGGAGCtacaatttgaaattaaaattacttACAATGGCGACGCACACAGTTAATTCTTAGCAAACAACAGAGAAGTGGATTGATTTTTCAGATCTGGGTGGCAAGACCTTTCTGAAAAAAAACAGGATTCACAAACTTTGAACTCACTTTAAGATGagattttgtagttttcttccaGCCATGAACTAAGCAAAATCAATAGATTCTTTAAGCAATTAAATCTAAGGAATCTACTCAACAGAGTGCTTTCTGTTTAGCACCTGCAAAATGGCTGGCTTTCTGGGAAACAGCAAAGACTGGTGTCTTAAACTGTCCAGTGTAGAGTTAGGAAAGCTGTTTAATACTCTTGGACATTCCATACTTAAGTGCAAACATCTAGACTCGTCATTTGGCTCAACTGTAAGATGCAAAAGTAAATAATCACTCACTGACAGCCATGTGAAGCTTGAAGAAACTCTACACAATCCTAAGTCTCTTATGTGGTTAAATGAAATCAATAAATCATCCTTTCATTGGAATGTGAGGAAAAATTACACGGCCAGCGGCTGTCAGGATGTAGATATCTGCGATAGGAGACTTCAACTCAGCGAAAAGGTGAAGATTATTCTCGTGTCTGTAGGGCGTGAAGTGAGAGGTGGGAGTGATGAGGACAGACGAGGAGAGATTAGAGAAGTACTGAGCATTATCTTCATCCTTTGATGGGTAATTGGCCCTGGTTTCTATAGAACAATCTGAGCCTTATGCAATAATTACCGCAGACTGGAAATGAGCAGTTCTTTCACTCGAAACTGAATCACAGCAATCACTTACAAGGCCAAGTGTTTGAGAGTAAAAGGAATTAAGCGTGAGTGGGAGGCCGAAGGTTTGAGATGCGGGGAGGATACTTTTTATCACCAAGTTGGTAATAATTGTTGACCAACGccggttcaaaaaaaaaaatcacttcgtCTCATCCAATGCAGGAAGAGCGAACTTgctgaaaaattaataaacatcaAATGAGATTTTTGTCATTCTGCCCTTTTTCAGGATGCTCAGACTCTCAAGTGGAAGCTATTCATTATCtctcaagaaatagaaaaagggaATTCAAACACGTAAGTACAGAACATAACGGccgctttaaaaattaaatacatcttGGCTGAATTGTTCTGCCGTCTTTTTCCCCACACAGACCTCTGGGCTGAGTCTCCAGAATCCTTATTAACCAAGACGCGATAAACCCCCAAAGGCGGAGTGATTGGCCCCACAAAACCGAACTGAAATTCATTTTCCAAGCTCTTTTCCAAAAGCATCCATCATAAGGAGGTTCGACTCTTTGGGGCTAGAGGGCACTACAGGGCAGAAAGCAGAAGAGGACAGAAGCAGCAAAGACCAGCAAAATGGTTGCTGCTATCAGGACTTGATACAGCGATCGCCAGCTCCAGGACCCATAGGAAAAGAAACCCCCGGAGGAGAATGTCAAGATGGAAAAATCCTCATCTGAACCACCATTCTCTTTTTCCTCGTGCCTGTTTTCAAATTCATGAATTTTTTTCATGGGAACCTTAATTGAGGATCCAAATCAGGGTGCTGTCAATAAAGGTGAGCAGAATCCCAAGTTTTGGAAACACCACAAACTCTCCCGCTGGCCATCCCAGGTGTGGCTGGCATGTGCTCCAGTCTTTCAAGTAATTAGACTTGAACCCACTTGTGACCAGACATGAGTAACGTTTGTGTACAGGGCCTGAGAGAGAAGGCCCCAAGTCACTCAAGATGTATGACCCTTCCTTGATTCAGAATTATTCAGGGCTTACTTGGTACCCAGCAGGGTAAGGATGCTGGGAGCTATGTAGGAGACGGGAAGTCTTGTCTTCGCATCACCTAGCTGATCTGTGCTTGTGCCCTTTCAGAACACAACCCTTCTTGGTCTGACCCGCCTCTCTGGGGGATTCAGAGTGGAGCATTAGACTGGCACTATCTCAGGTTAGTAATTAGACTGTCAGAACTGGATCTTATGTCCTTAAATCAAATTCTCTCATCTGACTGATGAGAAACTAAGTCTCAGACAGGGAGCATCTTTGCCAAGTGTATCAGACATGCTTGTGCACTAGTTCACAATTGTCTCATCCTGTCTCTTACTGCCTCCTCCTTGCACAGACTTACGCCAGCTTCAAGGTGGGGCATCCAGACACTGCTTCCTTCATTTGGGGGCAAGTCACCTCCTTCTTGCTTCCTGTCCTAGGTTTTCTCTGACGCCACAGCAAGGGACAtccacactgactctgctttcctATATGCACTGCTCAGAAATGGGGCCTCGCTTGAGCAATGGGAAGTGCAAAGCCATGAATGAGTGCTTCCCGCTTTGGTAGAAACAATTTCACAAAGTCCTGTGGAACCGTGCACGAGGTGCTTGTGATGGAGGCTGACTCGGTTAAGTCTCTGGGGTggccttcccctcttcccctctccttcATGTCTCTTCTCCTTTGTTGCCTTCCCTGAAATAAAATTCCCAAACTAACTGTCACGAGTTCTGCTTTTAGTGAACTCCGAGTAAGACATCAGATTCCAAACACTTTCCACTTGAAAGAGTTAAGGAAAGTAGCTAGTCCTTTGAACCCCTTGTTCAAAGCCTCTCAAGGTATGTACATGCCTCTATCCATACAAGCCAAAGAAATGTCTTGTACACAAACTGAGCATCAAACAaggaatatttgcatttttagagCAATTTCTGAAATGACCAGATAAGACAGTCCTTAAACACAGCTAGAATGcaagcagatttttaaatttcttccaaaTAATGTCAATCATGCTGGTTTGGTTCCTCTACCTAGGCTAGTCCTTAGAGTTGATGCCCCAAACACTAAAAGATTGAAAGGTCTCTCTGTCAATTTGATGTCACAGTTGTTTTCCAACATGAAGGATGTTTTTTTCCAACACGAGAGGTACGCTAACTATGCGATGGGAGATAATTTTAGGTAGTAAGTGGACAAAAACTTTTCAGTTTTAataatcatgtatttatttttaaatgtattaataaaatGTGTCTAGATTATACAAGCTATAATTTATGAGCATTGTTACATAGGATGAAGCTTAAGcaagattttttgttttaaaaagggaattaatataaataaaagtattagttgaataattaatttaatatgaaagaatggcaaaaagtATTAGGATAAAAATCATGGCAatggtttaataaatatttaaatggttTATTGTTTAATAAGTTGGTTTAATAGATacctaaataatatattttttgaagtatagtagttataatgtgtcaacttctggtgtatagcataatgtcccatccatgcttatatatacatatatttgtttgcatattctttttcataaacaataaatatttaagtggtataataaatattttttaaagtttaactcATTTTAATTCAGAGAAAGTCACCATTTAACAACACCCCACTCACACGTACGTATATAATCTAAAAGCCTCATTCCATCTTCTCCCCATCAATTATTTGTTACTTTGTAGTAAATTACCCTAAAATTTAGCAGACAAAACAACCATTTATTATGCCCATGGGTTCTGTAGTTCAGGAATCTGGACAAAGATCATCACGACTGGTTTCTCTCTGCTGCAGGCTGCACGGAGGGGTGGGGAAAACCTGGGGGCTGTGGTGCCTGAAGTATCATGTGTCCATGTGTCTGTCAGTGGAGACCTGCTATCAGTCGGGATACCTATGCCTGGCCCCCTCATGTGCACAGGGCTTCTCCAACATAGGGGCTGGTTCCAAGAGTGAGATCCCAAAAGGGAGAATTAGGCAGAAGCCTTATTGCTTTTCCTGACCTAGGCTCCAGAATCACTCATCATCACTGTGGCCATATTCTGTTTCAAGGTATCACAAAGGCCCACGTCTGAAGGAAGGTGAAGTAAAGTAGATTTTACTTCTTGGTGAAGCAGTGGCAAAATTCTAGGTGAGAATGTAGGACTGAAAATATAATATGAACATGAGACTAAAATTATTGTGTTCCCTGAGTTGCCAGGATACCAGAACCAGAAATCCCTGACATGGACTTAGAGGACCCTcagagaaaaatctaaatttcAAGTCTTATATTATTAGAAATATTCAAAGTAGACAGAAAGCTCATTATCCCCTGTGAATCCTCTGTGAAGGGGCTTCTTACAAGACTTAGTACCAATGTGATGATCTCAACAACTCCCTCAAAACTTTCCAATCTGATAAGACTCTGACTTGGGGTACCATCAAC
This portion of the Vicugna pacos chromosome 1, VicPac4, whole genome shotgun sequence genome encodes:
- the KRTAP11-1 gene encoding keratin-associated protein 11-1 produces the protein MSYNCSTRNCSSRLIGGQYSVPVTPVVTASTQDADCLSGIHLPSSFQTGSWLLDHCQETCCEPTVCQPTCYQQTSCVSSPVQVTCSRQTNCVSNPCSTAYSRPLSFVSSGCRPLGGISTVCQPVRSVSTVCRPVGGVSTICQPACGVSRTYQQSCVSSCRRTC